The following DNA comes from Sandaracinaceae bacterium.
CACCTCCAGCCGCGACCACCACGGACGGCACGGTGCTCACCGCGCCTGCCGTCGTCCCAGACGCCGGAGTGCTCGCGCTGGGGCCACCAGACCTGGGGCCGCCGGACCTGGGGCCGCCGGACCTGGGACCGCCCGACACGGGAGTCATGGACGACGAGGCGTTCATGAACGGCCCGCGTCCACGGGGTCGCGCCGAGCGCGCACGTTGGCTCGCGCTTCGACGCGCGGCGGCGGCCAGCATGCGCCCCAGCGGAGGCGGCAACGCGAGCGCGGCCAGTCGCGTTCAGGAGCAGGCGCGCGCCGCGACGTCGGCGGGCAACCACGCCGAGGCCACCCGCCTCTACGAGCAGCTCACGCGCATGACCCCCTCGAGCGCCGGTGCGTGGTACTCCCTCGGCACCTCGCGCATGCGTCAGCGCAATGGTCGCGGCGCGGCAGCGGCTCTGGAGCGGGCCACGCAGCTCTCCCCACGCAACGCGAACTACTGGGCCACGCTCGGAACGGCGCGACGCAACGCGGGCGACTCGGGCGGCTCGCGCGCGGCCTTCCAGCAGGCCCTGCGGCTGGACCCCAACAACGCTGCGGCGCGTCGCGGCCTGGGTCAGTAGGCGCTTCGGGTCGCACACGCGCGACCGACTGTGTGTGACCCCGCGCGCTCGGGCGCGACGCAGTGTGCTTGGGCGCGACGCGTCCGCCAGTCAGCCCGTGCGCTGGTGCCAGGGCGCACGACGGCGCGCTCCGTGGTGGTAGGTCAGGTCGGCGGTGCGATGCCGATGGCCGAGCGGACCCGTCGCATGGTCTCGCGCGCGCGCTGCTGGGCGCGCTCGGCGCCGGCCGCGAGCACCGCGTCGAGCCCCGACTCGTCGGCGCGCAGCGCCTCGTAGTGGTCGCGCTTGCCCCCGAGCTCGGCCTCGATGGCCTCGAACAGCACCTGCTTGGCGTCGCCCCAGCCGAAGCCGCCCGCGGCGAGCTTCTTGGCCAAGTCGGGCGCCGCCGCAGGCGACACCTGCAGCAGCAGCTCGTACACGGTGGTTCCTGCGGAGGGCTTGGGCTCTTCGAGCGACTCGGAGCTGGTCTTGATCTTCATGACCATCTTGCGCAGCGCCTTCTCGGACGCGAAGAGCGGCAGCGTGTTGCCGCGGCTCTTGCTCATCTTCTCGCCGTCCGTGCCAGGCACCAGCGGGCCCTCCGCGATGACGGGCTCCGGCACCACCAGCGTGCCCTCACCATAGACGTGGTTCACGCGCAGCGCGACATCGCGGCACAGCTCGAGGTGTTGCTTCTGATCCTTGCCCACTGGGACGACGTCCGTGTCGTAGAGCAGGATGTCGGCCGCCATCAGCACCGGATAGTAGAACACGCCCGCGTTGGGCTTCTCACCCGTCT
Coding sequences within:
- the trpS gene encoding tryptophan--tRNA ligase, which gives rise to MHSGPILGRVKTSLTGIKPTNTPHLGNYLGAIRPALELARDYRSLYFIADYHAVTTVTDPRALQTYIYDVAATWLAAGLDPNETILFRQSAVPEVFELAWVLSCLLGTGQLERGHAYKDALEKTGEKPNAGVFYYPVLMAADILLYDTDVVPVGKDQKQHLELCRDVALRVNHVYGEGTLVVPEPVIAEGPLVPGTDGEKMSKSRGNTLPLFASEKALRKMVMKIKTSSESLEEPKPSAGTTVYELLLQVSPAAAPDLAKKLAAGGFGWGDAKQVLFEAIEAELGGKRDHYEALRADESGLDAVLAAGAERAQQRARETMRRVRSAIGIAPPT